Proteins found in one Subtercola endophyticus genomic segment:
- a CDS encoding FUSC family protein, producing MRFWRWLGRRDPVYAALRRATRTAIIMPTLFAVGARVIGDAEVATFAAFGSFAMLLLVDFSGPMRQRIEAQIALAVTGAVFVVLGTLVSSPVWLAALAMAAVTFAVLFVGTVSSVLASASTSLLLAFILPVTLPGGVEQILPRLAGWGLASVVGVFAIALLWPAPVREPLRAGAARACQALAARLHADVDFILSGRDPQLGAEYDRATVHSDEAVAALHTVFLATPYRPTGLSTSARTVVRLIDELNWLQAIVAQSPRYDPSAPDPARSAHVTACRVKSAAAAVLETGAELLLQTGGAPAELEAALARLTDARRAVEVSATMQVPVPHASASGDSSGPSLDGAAAGVMDRPATAAPDRVHDFISALDPRFRAQELSYAVSQVGTNIALTAEAERRTWWQRLLGRQPGNLVGTFSAGAQRAAAQFEWHSVWLHNSIRGAAALGIAVLLADVSGLQHSFWIVLGTLSVLRSNALSTGQNALRGVLGTVIGVAIGAAVLFAIGPNSTLLWVLLPLAILVAGVAPTVISFAAGQAGFTVTLVLLFNIISPTGWSVGLFRIEDIVLGCAVSLLVGLLFWPRGAAAALRTALAEAYAETVAYLTAAVAFGVGRCDTTAVARPAPTAQAQRAAAASRRLDDTFRTYLAERGPKQAPLAQVTAAVAGVAAMRLASDAILDVWQGEDGATDAERAMARIALEMTTDELKEWFRDFGEKLVAREPLPSPLGRDPAADDRLAEAVRRDLSDESGNATATAVRIIWTGDYLDVVRRIEPVIVVGDLSLPPTPAP from the coding sequence GTGCGGTTCTGGAGATGGCTCGGCCGCCGCGATCCGGTGTACGCGGCGCTGCGCCGCGCGACGCGCACGGCGATCATCATGCCCACGCTGTTCGCCGTCGGCGCCCGGGTGATCGGCGACGCAGAAGTCGCCACGTTCGCCGCCTTCGGGTCGTTCGCGATGCTGTTGCTCGTGGATTTCAGCGGACCGATGCGGCAGCGTATCGAGGCGCAGATCGCGCTCGCCGTCACGGGAGCGGTGTTCGTGGTGCTCGGCACGCTCGTTTCGTCTCCGGTCTGGCTCGCCGCCCTCGCGATGGCGGCGGTAACGTTTGCGGTGCTTTTTGTGGGCACGGTGAGTTCGGTGCTGGCGTCGGCGAGTACGTCATTGCTGCTCGCGTTCATCCTGCCCGTCACGCTGCCGGGCGGTGTCGAGCAGATTCTGCCCCGACTGGCCGGGTGGGGGCTCGCCTCAGTGGTCGGCGTGTTTGCCATCGCTCTGCTCTGGCCGGCCCCGGTACGCGAACCCTTGCGCGCGGGTGCCGCGCGCGCGTGCCAGGCCTTGGCCGCGCGGCTGCACGCCGACGTCGACTTCATTCTGAGCGGCCGTGATCCGCAGCTCGGAGCCGAGTACGACCGGGCAACAGTTCACTCTGACGAGGCCGTCGCCGCATTGCACACGGTCTTTCTCGCCACGCCCTACCGCCCCACGGGCCTCAGTACCTCGGCCCGCACGGTGGTGCGGCTCATCGACGAGCTGAACTGGCTGCAGGCGATCGTCGCTCAGTCGCCCAGGTACGATCCGTCGGCGCCCGATCCCGCTCGCAGCGCACACGTCACCGCCTGCCGGGTGAAGTCTGCTGCCGCAGCCGTGCTCGAGACCGGGGCCGAGCTTCTGCTGCAGACCGGCGGCGCACCGGCCGAGCTCGAGGCGGCGCTGGCGCGGCTGACGGATGCCCGCAGAGCAGTCGAGGTGAGTGCCACCATGCAGGTACCGGTGCCGCATGCGTCGGCGTCGGGTGACTCGTCGGGGCCCAGCCTCGACGGCGCGGCGGCCGGCGTCATGGATCGACCCGCCACAGCAGCACCCGACCGCGTGCACGACTTCATTTCGGCCCTCGACCCGCGCTTCCGCGCCCAAGAGCTCAGCTATGCGGTCTCGCAGGTCGGCACGAATATCGCCCTCACCGCAGAGGCCGAACGCCGAACGTGGTGGCAACGACTGCTCGGGCGGCAGCCGGGCAACCTCGTCGGTACGTTCAGCGCCGGGGCGCAGCGGGCGGCGGCGCAATTCGAGTGGCATTCGGTGTGGTTGCACAACAGCATCCGGGGCGCAGCGGCCCTCGGCATCGCCGTATTACTCGCCGACGTGAGCGGTCTGCAGCACTCGTTCTGGATCGTGCTCGGCACCCTCTCGGTGCTGCGCTCGAACGCGTTGAGCACCGGGCAGAACGCGCTGCGCGGCGTGCTCGGCACCGTGATCGGCGTGGCCATCGGCGCCGCGGTGCTGTTCGCGATCGGGCCGAACAGCACCCTGCTCTGGGTCTTGCTGCCGCTGGCGATTCTCGTCGCGGGCGTGGCTCCGACGGTGATCTCGTTCGCTGCGGGGCAGGCCGGCTTCACCGTGACTCTGGTGTTGCTGTTCAACATCATCTCGCCCACGGGCTGGAGTGTCGGCTTGTTCCGCATCGAAGACATCGTGCTCGGCTGCGCAGTGAGCCTCCTGGTGGGGCTGTTGTTCTGGCCGCGCGGGGCGGCAGCCGCACTGCGCACAGCGCTCGCCGAAGCGTACGCCGAGACCGTCGCGTATCTCACCGCTGCCGTCGCGTTCGGGGTCGGTCGATGCGACACGACGGCCGTCGCCAGACCGGCGCCGACCGCGCAGGCTCAGCGAGCGGCGGCAGCCTCACGGCGGCTGGATGACACGTTCCGCACGTACCTCGCAGAGCGCGGACCGAAGCAGGCTCCGCTCGCCCAGGTCACGGCGGCCGTCGCCGGGGTTGCGGCCATGAGGCTCGCGAGCGACGCGATCCTCGACGTCTGGCAGGGTGAAGACGGAGCGACAGATGCCGAGCGGGCGATGGCCCGCATCGCGCTCGAGATGACGACCGACGAGCTGAAGGAGTGGTTCCGCGACTTCGGCGAGAAGCTCGTCGCGCGCGAGCCGCTGCCCTCTCCGCTCGGCCGTGATCCCGCCGCCGACGACCGGCTGGCCGAAGCAGTTCGCCGCGACCTCAGCGACGAGTCGGGCAACGCGACGGCTACCGCCGTGCGCATCATCTGGACCGGCGACTACCTCGACGTCGTGCGCCGCATCGAGCCCGTCATCGTGGTAGGCGACCTCTCCCTTCCCCCTACCCCCGCCCCGTGA
- a CDS encoding TetR/AcrR family transcriptional regulator: MSADPKQRRAARHAPSVLTTAQPVPRKAPITVERITDAALEIVSGQGYDALTMRSVAALLDTGPASLYAHVVNKADIDELIIGRLCAQLTLPEPDPLSWREQIFDVCAQLRDQYLAYPGVSRAAMAMVVTNLDVLRVNEGMLAIVLAGGIPAQTAAWTIDALTLYVGAYTLEISLKTRRASQGDDEWLVGREERDEVIRRFEALPDDEFPLTRRYAPELTSGTGHERFDFALAQIVGNLG, from the coding sequence ATGTCCGCCGATCCGAAACAGCGCCGTGCCGCTCGGCACGCCCCTTCCGTTCTCACCACCGCGCAACCCGTGCCGCGCAAAGCGCCCATCACCGTCGAGCGCATCACCGATGCCGCGCTCGAGATCGTGTCGGGTCAGGGCTACGACGCGCTGACGATGCGCAGCGTGGCAGCCCTGCTCGACACCGGCCCCGCCTCGCTGTATGCGCACGTGGTGAACAAAGCCGATATCGATGAGCTGATCATCGGGCGGCTCTGCGCACAGCTGACGTTGCCCGAACCCGATCCGCTCTCCTGGCGAGAGCAGATCTTCGACGTCTGCGCTCAGCTGCGCGATCAGTATCTGGCATACCCGGGTGTCTCGCGTGCTGCGATGGCGATGGTGGTGACAAACCTCGACGTGCTGCGGGTGAACGAGGGGATGCTTGCGATCGTGCTCGCCGGCGGCATCCCGGCACAGACCGCCGCGTGGACGATCGACGCCCTCACGCTGTACGTCGGCGCCTACACGCTCGAGATCTCGCTGAAGACCCGACGCGCGAGCCAAGGTGACGACGAGTGGCTGGTCGGCAGAGAGGAGCGCGACGAGGTGATCCGGCGCTTCGAGGCCCTGCCCGACGACGAGTTTCCGCTGACCCGGCGGTATGCGCCCGAGCTCACCTCCGGCACCGGCCATGAGCGTTTCGACTTCGCGCTCGCTCAGATCGTCGGCAACCTGGGTTAG
- a CDS encoding dihydrofolate reductase family protein: protein MGRLIYSSIMSIDGFTADTSGAFDWSAPDEEVHAFVNDLQRSVGTYLYGRRMYGVMSVWQTWDTTDEPPVIADFATLWRGADKRVYSATLSDSAISTPRTQLVRSFDVEEIRELKVSCALDLSIGGPGLAAAAIRGGLVDEYQLFFSPIAVGGGNPFFPADARVPLTLLETRQFTNGVVFVRYGAL from the coding sequence ATGGGCAGACTCATCTATTCGAGCATCATGTCGATCGACGGCTTCACCGCCGACACGTCGGGCGCGTTCGACTGGAGCGCACCCGACGAAGAGGTGCACGCCTTCGTCAACGACCTGCAGCGCTCCGTCGGCACCTACCTGTACGGGCGCCGGATGTACGGGGTGATGTCGGTCTGGCAGACCTGGGACACAACGGATGAACCACCCGTCATCGCCGACTTCGCAACCCTCTGGCGCGGAGCCGACAAACGGGTCTACTCCGCCACCCTCTCCGACTCCGCCATCTCGACTCCGCGCACGCAACTCGTGCGGAGCTTCGACGTCGAAGAGATTCGTGAGCTCAAAGTCAGTTGCGCCCTCGACCTCTCGATCGGCGGCCCGGGCCTGGCCGCAGCCGCCATCCGCGGCGGACTCGTCGACGAGTACCAGCTCTTCTTCTCCCCCATCGCCGTCGGCGGCGGTAACCCCTTCTTTCCCGCCGACGCCCGGGTGCCCCTCACCCTCCTCGAGACGCGCCAGTTCACCAACGGCGTCGTCTTCGTGCGTTACGGCGCACTGTGA
- a CDS encoding NHL repeat-containing protein: MGRGWMIGALAVAAATLVGVATPAAPPASAVTVARAITTASTVQGTLATVAAGGMSGGWLGWTIEVLVSGNADPVGEGAAAADGSFTIGVDDAVPQDGVAYVVAHAPAAAGHPDAPAAAFASVFPGALPTEPVVLNERTTVASAVAMAQFVSNAGVSGTAPGLVNSAGMAANLADPFTGALAETLTTSPNGSETSTLAEFDSLTAALASCATAPFADPVRFADGTCAELLDVGSAAGSPSGAVPVDTFRAFAEIIRNPGVSPERLFDVSQTGALADGSPVLDRAPVAWTVALRFDGDGQSLAGPGNFAVDYQGNIWVINNYQYNADPHTPVCGSDKLFKFSPTGAMTTFTGGGLSGAGYGVDIDPHTGNVWVANYGFAAPAPGCPAADQPPHNSASLFTAAGSALSPATGYTQGGLNWPQGVAIDPNSSVWFANCNTDTVTIYPKGDPAAARTIPADQLNLTQPFDVVDNGRSMFVSGIVNDSVDTIGYDGSVLASSPGVNAAFDHPMGLAADAGGTVWAANSAVIALPCPTVPNPPSSDAADPTAGFQAILGTTFDSRGMYTGGANPYIGSIAAISPDGARVTQYTGGGATVPWGITTDGDGNVWVANFAGKRLSAFCGTDEASCPAGKRTGDPLSPDLTGYYFDGLVRNTGVAVDQSGNVWLANNWDEVPIQTNPGGHQIVAYLGLAAPVTIAAPAAVVVPTPTPTPTPSAPAAASTTSTAAPGAALAATGASAGPLAGAAALALLFVVAGLFAVRTRLRSRPTKTSARR, encoded by the coding sequence GTGGGCAGAGGGTGGATGATCGGGGCGCTGGCGGTGGCGGCAGCCACGCTCGTCGGGGTGGCCACGCCCGCGGCGCCTCCGGCCTCGGCGGTTACGGTCGCGAGGGCGATCACGACGGCGAGCACCGTGCAGGGCACCCTCGCCACCGTCGCCGCGGGCGGCATGTCCGGCGGGTGGCTGGGCTGGACGATCGAGGTGCTCGTGTCGGGCAATGCCGATCCAGTCGGCGAAGGGGCGGCTGCTGCCGACGGCAGCTTCACGATCGGGGTCGACGATGCGGTGCCGCAAGACGGGGTCGCGTACGTCGTTGCACACGCGCCGGCCGCCGCCGGGCATCCGGATGCGCCCGCCGCCGCGTTCGCGTCGGTGTTCCCGGGGGCGCTGCCGACCGAACCCGTGGTGCTGAATGAGCGCACGACGGTCGCGTCTGCGGTCGCCATGGCCCAGTTCGTGAGCAACGCCGGCGTCTCGGGAACGGCACCCGGTCTCGTGAATTCGGCGGGAATGGCGGCGAATCTCGCGGACCCGTTCACGGGCGCGCTGGCGGAGACGCTGACGACCTCGCCAAACGGCAGCGAGACGTCGACTCTGGCCGAATTCGACTCGCTGACGGCGGCGCTCGCGAGCTGCGCGACGGCCCCGTTCGCCGACCCTGTGCGGTTCGCCGACGGCACCTGTGCCGAGCTGCTCGACGTCGGATCGGCCGCGGGCAGCCCGAGCGGCGCGGTGCCGGTCGACACCTTTCGGGCGTTCGCCGAGATCATCCGCAACCCCGGCGTCAGCCCCGAGCGCCTGTTCGATGTCAGCCAGACCGGGGCGCTGGCCGACGGCTCGCCGGTACTCGACCGCGCGCCTGTCGCCTGGACCGTCGCCCTGCGGTTCGACGGCGACGGGCAGTCGCTCGCGGGCCCGGGCAACTTCGCGGTCGACTACCAGGGCAACATCTGGGTCATCAACAACTATCAGTACAACGCCGACCCGCACACTCCGGTCTGCGGCTCAGACAAGCTGTTCAAGTTCTCACCGACGGGAGCCATGACCACGTTCACGGGCGGCGGCCTTTCGGGAGCGGGTTACGGCGTCGACATCGACCCGCACACGGGAAACGTCTGGGTGGCGAACTACGGTTTCGCGGCTCCGGCACCCGGATGCCCGGCGGCAGATCAGCCGCCGCACAACAGTGCCTCGCTGTTCACCGCGGCCGGCTCCGCGCTCTCGCCGGCGACGGGATATACCCAGGGCGGGCTGAACTGGCCGCAGGGCGTGGCCATCGACCCAAACAGCTCGGTATGGTTCGCGAACTGCAACACCGACACTGTGACGATCTACCCGAAGGGCGACCCTGCTGCGGCGCGCACCATTCCGGCCGATCAGCTGAACCTCACGCAGCCGTTCGATGTGGTCGACAACGGTAGGTCGATGTTCGTCTCCGGAATCGTCAACGACTCGGTTGACACGATCGGGTACGACGGGTCGGTGCTGGCGAGTTCGCCGGGCGTGAATGCGGCGTTCGATCATCCGATGGGCCTGGCGGCCGACGCGGGCGGAACCGTCTGGGCGGCGAACTCGGCCGTCATTGCGTTGCCCTGCCCCACGGTGCCGAACCCGCCGAGCAGCGACGCGGCTGACCCGACCGCCGGATTCCAGGCGATCCTCGGCACCACCTTCGACAGCCGCGGCATGTATACCGGGGGAGCGAACCCGTACATCGGCTCGATCGCCGCTATTTCGCCCGATGGCGCGCGCGTCACGCAGTACACCGGCGGTGGCGCGACCGTTCCTTGGGGAATCACCACCGACGGCGATGGAAACGTCTGGGTTGCGAACTTCGCGGGCAAGCGCCTCTCGGCATTCTGCGGCACCGACGAAGCGAGCTGCCCGGCGGGCAAACGCACGGGCGACCCGCTGTCGCCCGATCTGACCGGCTACTACTTCGACGGCTTGGTGCGCAATACCGGCGTCGCCGTCGACCAATCGGGCAACGTCTGGCTCGCGAACAACTGGGACGAGGTGCCGATTCAAACCAACCCGGGCGGACACCAGATCGTGGCGTACCTCGGCTTGGCCGCGCCCGTTACGATCGCGGCGCCCGCTGCCGTCGTCGTACCCACTCCAACGCCGACGCCCACCCCCTCAGCGCCAGCGGCCGCCTCGACGACTTCGACGGCGGCTCCCGGAGCCGCGCTCGCCGCGACCGGCGCGTCGGCCGGCCCGCTTGCGGGTGCCGCGGCGCTCGCTCTGCTCTTCGTCGTCGCCGGCCTGTTCGCGGTGCGCACTCGGTTGCGCAGCCGTCCCACGAAGACATCTGCCAGACGTTGA
- a CDS encoding GNAT family N-acetyltransferase yields MAHELIHDTEKKRYLLRVDGALVSAADYVLGPESISFTHTFTDPKKRGQGFAGEVVDFAIDDVEQNTAYRVIPMCWYVGQWFDEHPERAGLLTR; encoded by the coding sequence ATGGCGCACGAACTGATCCATGACACCGAGAAGAAGCGGTACCTGCTGCGTGTCGACGGAGCGCTGGTGAGTGCCGCCGATTACGTGCTCGGACCCGAGAGCATCTCGTTCACGCACACGTTCACCGACCCGAAAAAGCGCGGCCAGGGGTTTGCGGGGGAGGTCGTGGATTTCGCCATCGACGATGTCGAGCAGAACACCGCGTACCGCGTCATTCCGATGTGCTGGTACGTCGGCCAGTGGTTCGACGAGCATCCGGAGCGCGCCGGGCTGCTGACCCGCTGA
- a CDS encoding glycoside hydrolase family 65 protein, protein MNPVSSDPLDRYRFPLDEWALTESQFDAGDQGHTETLFAVGNGYLGMRGIAEEGYGGYSNGTFINGYHDTWAIRHAEEAYGFARVGQTIVNVPDAKLIRLYVDDEPFILAEADCVSYERRLDFQNGVLARELVWRAPSGKRVLIRSRRLTSFTDRHLAVVEYEVTMLDADASIVLSSQILNRQDWVDEYAAAAASEHPIDDPRRAAAFSDRVLQPRFKSAHDGRFILGYRAANSGMTLAVGAQHALETQNEWSEHSEIDDDLAKQVYSITAQAGVPIRLVKTIAYHTSKAVPTRGLADRCDRTLDRIAASPIEDVFDRQREWLDAFWQRSDVRVPGQPAIQQATRWNIFQLAQATARTDGGGIAAKGVSGSGYGGHYFWDTEIYVLPFLTYTSPQVARNALRFRHGMLDLARERARELNQRGALFPWRTINGLEAGAYYAAGTAQYHIDADISHALSQYVSATGDVDFLIAGGAIDILVETARMWADLGFWRGHENRSFHIHGVTGPDEYTTVVNDNLFTNVMARANLRAAVRRLRAVQQTDPEEFERLALRLELREDEIVEWAAAGEAMHILFDEELGIHPQDSQFLEKELWDLENTPPSQHPLLLHYHPLVIYRFQVIKQADVVLALLLQGDEFTEEEKRKNFEYYDALTTGDSTLSASTQSIVAAEVGYRDLALEYFTTALFVDLGDLHHNSADGVHVASTGGVWSALVFGFGGMRDYLGTFTFDPRLPEEWETLEFNVTILGARLHVTVCADVMTFEIEEGESVLVYVREKRVQVVAGSVSTVKLVDDGPVLEGAPTTSDIEGSLRADGSVITATIPTLDEDFVSDAVAYD, encoded by the coding sequence ATGAACCCTGTCAGCTCTGACCCACTTGACCGGTACCGCTTTCCGCTCGACGAATGGGCCCTCACCGAATCGCAGTTCGATGCGGGTGACCAGGGGCACACCGAGACGCTGTTCGCGGTGGGTAACGGCTATCTGGGCATGCGCGGCATCGCCGAAGAGGGCTATGGGGGCTACTCGAACGGCACCTTCATCAACGGCTACCACGACACCTGGGCCATTCGCCACGCCGAGGAGGCCTACGGATTCGCGCGGGTCGGCCAGACGATCGTGAACGTTCCGGATGCGAAACTGATTCGGTTGTACGTCGACGACGAGCCGTTCATTCTGGCCGAGGCCGATTGTGTCAGCTACGAACGCCGGCTCGACTTTCAGAACGGGGTGCTCGCGCGGGAACTCGTGTGGCGGGCTCCGTCGGGCAAGCGTGTGCTGATCAGGTCGCGCCGGCTGACGTCGTTCACCGACCGGCACCTCGCCGTGGTGGAGTACGAGGTCACGATGCTCGACGCCGATGCGTCGATCGTGCTGTCGAGCCAGATTCTCAACCGGCAGGACTGGGTCGACGAGTACGCAGCCGCGGCCGCCTCCGAGCATCCGATCGACGACCCACGGCGTGCGGCCGCCTTCTCTGACCGAGTGCTGCAGCCGCGCTTCAAGAGCGCGCACGATGGCCGGTTCATTCTCGGCTATCGCGCTGCGAACTCGGGAATGACGCTCGCGGTGGGTGCGCAGCACGCGCTCGAAACTCAGAACGAGTGGAGCGAGCACTCGGAGATCGACGACGACCTCGCCAAGCAGGTGTACAGCATCACCGCCCAGGCCGGCGTGCCCATTCGCCTGGTGAAGACGATCGCCTATCACACGTCGAAAGCCGTGCCGACGCGAGGGCTGGCCGACCGCTGCGACCGCACCCTCGATCGCATCGCCGCGTCGCCGATCGAAGACGTCTTCGACCGACAGCGCGAGTGGCTCGACGCGTTCTGGCAGCGGTCGGATGTTCGGGTGCCCGGCCAGCCGGCGATCCAGCAGGCGACACGGTGGAACATTTTTCAGCTCGCCCAGGCGACGGCTCGAACCGACGGAGGCGGAATCGCCGCGAAGGGCGTTTCGGGGTCGGGATACGGTGGTCACTACTTCTGGGACACCGAGATCTACGTGCTGCCCTTTCTCACCTACACATCACCCCAGGTCGCCCGCAACGCGCTGCGCTTCCGGCACGGGATGCTCGACCTCGCCCGTGAGCGGGCGCGTGAACTCAACCAGCGCGGCGCTCTCTTTCCCTGGCGCACCATCAACGGGCTCGAAGCGGGAGCGTATTACGCGGCCGGAACGGCGCAGTACCACATCGACGCCGACATCTCTCATGCGCTTTCGCAGTACGTTTCGGCGACCGGCGACGTGGACTTTCTGATCGCCGGCGGCGCGATCGACATTCTCGTCGAGACCGCTCGTATGTGGGCCGATCTCGGGTTCTGGCGCGGTCACGAGAACCGTTCGTTCCATATCCATGGCGTGACCGGGCCCGACGAGTACACGACGGTCGTCAACGACAACCTGTTCACGAATGTGATGGCCCGGGCGAACCTGCGCGCGGCGGTTCGGCGGCTGCGAGCGGTGCAGCAGACCGATCCCGAGGAGTTCGAACGTCTCGCTCTGAGGCTCGAGTTGCGTGAAGACGAGATCGTGGAGTGGGCTGCGGCCGGCGAGGCGATGCATATTCTGTTCGACGAAGAGCTGGGCATCCACCCGCAGGATTCCCAGTTTCTCGAGAAAGAGCTCTGGGATCTCGAGAACACTCCGCCCTCGCAGCATCCGTTGCTGCTGCACTACCATCCGCTCGTGATCTACCGCTTTCAGGTCATCAAGCAGGCCGATGTGGTGCTGGCGCTGCTGCTGCAGGGCGACGAGTTCACCGAAGAAGAGAAGCGCAAGAACTTCGAGTATTACGACGCCCTGACGACGGGAGACTCGACGCTGTCGGCGTCAACGCAGTCGATCGTGGCGGCGGAAGTCGGTTACCGCGACTTGGCCTTGGAGTATTTCACGACCGCCCTGTTCGTCGACCTCGGCGACCTGCACCACAACAGCGCGGACGGCGTGCACGTCGCGTCGACCGGCGGGGTGTGGAGCGCGCTCGTGTTCGGGTTCGGCGGCATGCGCGACTACCTCGGCACGTTCACCTTCGACCCGCGGTTGCCCGAAGAATGGGAGACGCTCGAATTCAACGTCACGATTCTGGGCGCGCGACTGCACGTGACGGTGTGCGCCGACGTGATGACGTTCGAGATCGAAGAGGGCGAGTCGGTGCTGGTCTACGTGCGCGAGAAGCGTGTGCAGGTCGTGGCGGGATCGGTCTCGACGGTCAAGCTCGTCGACGACGGGCCGGTGCTCGAAGGGGCTCCGACGACGAGTGACATCGAGGGCAGCCTGCGGGCCGACGGGTCGGTGATCACGGCGACGATTCCGACGCTCGACGAGGACTTCGTGAGCGACGCTGTCGCGTACGACTGA
- a CDS encoding HAD family hydrolase, producing the protein MPADDASPFDPIKAVLFDLDGVLTPTVDIHVVAWSRLFAPYLAERGIAPAYSDDDYYTYIDGRPRVDGVRALLASRDIVVPEGTPDDAPGSNTVWGLGLRKNDEFFKTLEADGVIAYPGSVDFLDASIRSGRQVAVVSSSRNAVSVLAAAALDDRFTIVVDGLVATDAGLPGKPAPDTFVYAAELLGLTPAECAVIEDAHSGVQAAREGAFGLVVGVDRGVGADGLLASGADIVVSDLAELVDDVVTPCRSS; encoded by the coding sequence GTGCCAGCCGATGATGCTTCACCGTTCGACCCGATCAAGGCCGTGCTCTTCGACCTCGACGGCGTGCTGACGCCCACGGTCGACATTCACGTGGTGGCCTGGTCGCGGCTGTTCGCACCGTATTTGGCCGAGCGCGGCATCGCGCCGGCGTACAGCGACGACGACTATTACACCTACATCGACGGGCGCCCGCGCGTCGACGGGGTGCGCGCGCTGCTCGCCTCGCGCGACATCGTGGTGCCTGAAGGCACGCCCGACGACGCGCCGGGCAGCAACACGGTGTGGGGTCTCGGCCTGCGCAAGAACGACGAGTTCTTCAAAACCCTCGAGGCCGACGGGGTGATCGCCTACCCTGGTTCGGTCGACTTTCTCGACGCATCGATTCGCTCGGGCCGGCAGGTCGCTGTGGTGTCGAGCTCGCGAAATGCCGTGAGCGTTCTCGCCGCGGCTGCGCTCGACGACCGCTTCACGATCGTCGTCGACGGCTTGGTCGCCACCGACGCCGGCCTTCCCGGTAAGCCGGCCCCCGATACGTTCGTCTACGCCGCCGAGCTGCTCGGCCTCACCCCTGCCGAGTGTGCGGTGATCGAAGACGCGCACTCCGGCGTGCAAGCCGCGCGTGAAGGAGCCTTCGGCCTGGTGGTCGGCGTCGACCGCGGCGTGGGCGCGGATGGTCTGCTCGCCTCCGGGGCCGATATTGTTGTTTCCGATCTAGCCGAGTTGGTCGACGACGTCGTCACCCCCTGCCGAAGTAGCTGA